In Kitasatospora gansuensis, a genomic segment contains:
- a CDS encoding roadblock/LC7 domain-containing protein: protein MKRALRQFTGRRPPVLIDPELLAGPGLLDELNGLRARVPHLTGSLVATTDGLVVAHDTRGLEPSGVAALTAAALGVGARLAEATGQGEFRELLTRGELGYTATYAAGSYVVLTLLAGPDANIGRLHLEARRAGRRIAELSDAVLARQDRD, encoded by the coding sequence ATGAAGCGTGCCTTGCGACAGTTCACCGGCCGTCGGCCACCCGTCCTGATCGATCCCGAACTGCTGGCCGGCCCCGGCCTGCTCGACGAGCTGAACGGGCTGCGGGCCAGAGTCCCGCACCTGACCGGCAGTCTGGTCGCCACCACCGACGGCCTGGTGGTCGCTCACGACACCCGGGGGCTCGAACCGTCCGGGGTCGCGGCGCTCACCGCCGCCGCGCTCGGGGTCGGCGCCCGGCTGGCCGAGGCGACCGGACAGGGCGAGTTCCGCGAGCTGCTCACCCGGGGCGAGCTCGGCTACACCGCCACCTACGCGGCGGGCAGCTACGTGGTGCTCACCCTGCTGGCCGGGCCGGACGCCAACATCGGCCGCCTGCACTTGGAGGCCCGCCGGGCCGGCCGGCGGATCGCCGAACTGTCCGACGCCGTGCTGGCCCGCCAGGACCGCGACTGA
- a CDS encoding transcriptional regulator, whose amino-acid sequence MTATLYAPAPRLPRRRRSGFAPAGTVETALADLAASRATGALYGSAGTLHLADGAVVNAESPAAPDVRALLTGCGRLTGAEWAEQVDAGRKAGRTMAEQLVRSGRVTAGELQLCQLTAVLDAAYVVLSRSEGEIGFAPAPAPMFALARPMTARELRAAVGRRRTLLDRVWPSPQLDSAALHRRPGSVPRGCTRRRRAVLEAADGRRTPAEIALLLGRSAFGTVLDVRHLAARGLIESAPLLVSAPAPVLPVAPAPTRSAAPPAYDPSDPHVALLLRIRAGLEARL is encoded by the coding sequence ATGACCGCCACCCTGTACGCACCCGCCCCCCGGCTCCCCCGCCGCCGTCGCTCGGGGTTCGCCCCCGCCGGCACGGTCGAGACCGCCCTCGCCGACCTGGCCGCCTCCCGCGCCACCGGCGCGCTGTACGGCAGCGCGGGCACCCTGCACCTGGCCGACGGCGCGGTGGTGAACGCCGAGAGCCCGGCCGCGCCGGACGTACGGGCGTTGCTCACCGGCTGCGGTCGGCTGACCGGCGCGGAGTGGGCCGAACAGGTCGACGCGGGCCGGAAGGCCGGCCGGACGATGGCCGAGCAGCTGGTCCGGTCCGGCCGCGTCACCGCCGGGGAGCTCCAACTCTGCCAGCTGACCGCCGTGTTGGACGCCGCCTACGTCGTGCTCAGCCGCTCCGAGGGCGAGATCGGGTTCGCCCCTGCACCCGCGCCGATGTTCGCGCTGGCCCGGCCGATGACCGCCCGGGAGCTGCGCGCCGCCGTCGGCCGCCGCCGGACCCTGCTCGACCGGGTCTGGCCCTCGCCGCAGCTCGACTCGGCCGCCCTGCACCGCCGGCCCGGCAGCGTGCCGCGCGGCTGCACCCGGCGCCGCCGGGCCGTACTGGAGGCCGCCGACGGCCGGCGCACCCCCGCCGAGATCGCCCTGCTGCTGGGGCGATCGGCGTTCGGCACCGTGCTGGACGTCCGGCACCTGGCGGCCCGGGGACTGATCGAGTCGGCCCCGTTATTGGTTTCGGCACCGGCCCCGGTCCTGCCGGTGGCCCCCGCGCCGACCCGTTCCGCCGCCCCACCGGCGTACGACCCGTCAGATCCGCACGTCGCCCTGCTGCTCAGGATCCGAGCCGGCCTGGAGGCCCGACTGTGA
- a CDS encoding glycine C-acetyltransferase, protein MFDNVRDDIAATLTEIREAGLFKPERVIGSPQNAAVTVTGGGQRGEVLNFCANNYLGLADHPEVLASAKAALDRWGYGMASVRFICGTQDVHKQLEERLSGFLGQEDTILYSSCFDANGGVFETLLDDRDAVISDALNHASIIDGIRLCKARRYRYANRDLADLEKQLQDSQDARRRLIVTDGVFSMDGYIAPLREICDLAERYDAMVMVDDSHAVGFIGDGGRGTPELHGVMDRVDIITGTLGKALGGASGGYVAARAEIVALLRQRSRPYLFSNSLAPVIAAASLTVLDLIEHSGDLRDRLAANTALFRSRMTAAGFDILPGEHPIAPVMVGDAAQAGRLAELLLARGVYVIGFSFPVVPHGQARIRVQLSAAHSTEDVERAVEAFVSARTELAAELAATAATAATEVGA, encoded by the coding sequence GTGTTCGACAACGTCCGCGACGACATCGCCGCGACCCTGACCGAGATCCGCGAGGCCGGTCTGTTCAAGCCGGAGCGGGTCATCGGCAGCCCGCAGAACGCCGCCGTCACCGTGACCGGCGGCGGGCAGCGGGGTGAGGTGCTGAACTTCTGCGCCAACAACTACCTCGGCCTGGCCGACCACCCCGAGGTGCTCGCCTCGGCCAAGGCGGCGCTGGACCGCTGGGGCTACGGCATGGCCTCGGTGCGCTTCATCTGCGGCACCCAGGACGTCCACAAGCAGCTGGAGGAGCGCCTCTCGGGCTTCCTCGGCCAGGAGGACACCATCCTGTACTCCTCCTGCTTCGACGCCAACGGCGGCGTCTTCGAGACGCTGCTGGACGACCGCGACGCGGTCATCTCCGACGCGCTCAACCACGCCTCGATCATCGACGGCATCCGGCTCTGCAAGGCCCGCCGGTACCGCTACGCCAACCGCGACCTGGCTGACCTGGAGAAGCAGCTCCAGGACAGCCAGGACGCGCGCCGCCGGCTCATCGTCACCGACGGCGTGTTCTCCATGGACGGCTACATCGCCCCGCTCCGGGAGATCTGTGACCTGGCCGAGCGCTACGACGCGATGGTCATGGTCGACGACTCACATGCCGTCGGGTTCATCGGCGACGGTGGGCGCGGTACGCCCGAGCTGCACGGAGTCATGGACCGTGTCGACATCATCACCGGGACCCTCGGCAAGGCGCTCGGTGGGGCCTCCGGGGGGTACGTCGCGGCGCGAGCGGAGATTGTTGCGCTGCTGCGACAGCGCAGCCGACCGTACCTTTTCTCCAACTCCCTGGCCCCCGTGATTGCCGCGGCCTCCCTGACCGTGCTGGACCTGATTGAGCATTCCGGGGACCTGCGAGACCGGCTGGCCGCCAACACCGCGCTGTTCCGATCCCGCATGACCGCCGCCGGATTCGACATCCTTCCGGGAGAGCACCCCATTGCTCCCGTTATGGTTGGAGACGCGGCCCAGGCCGGTCGGCTGGCCGAACTGCTGCTGGCCCGCGGCGTTTACGTGATTGGCTTCTCCTTCCCCGTGGTTCCCCACGGGCAGGCCCGTATTCGGGTGCAGCTTTCCGCCGCTCATTCCACCGAGGACGTTGAGCGCGCTGTCGAAGCCTTCGTGTCCGCCCGAACCGAGCTTGCCGCCGAGCTTGCCGCCACCGCCGCCACCGCCGCCACCGAGGTTGGGGCGTAG
- the tdh gene encoding L-threonine 3-dehydrogenase has protein sequence MKALVKQKAEPGLWLMDVPKPVIGPAEVLIKVLRTGICGTDLHIRKWDGWAQQTIRTPLTLGHEFVGEVAEIGAGVTDVNVGDLVSGEGHLVCGKCRNCLAGRRHLCRNTIGLGVGRDGAFAEYVALPASNVWVHRVPVDLDVAAIFDPFGNAVHTALSFPLVGEDVLITGAGPIGIMAAAVAKHAGARNVVITDVSPYRLDLAREVGVTLALNVAETSIEEGQRKLGMREGFDVGLEMSGRPEAMQSMIANMTHGGKIAMLGLPAEQFPVDWASIVTSMITIKGIYGREMFETWYAMSVLLEGGLDLSPVITGRYAAADFEAAFDEAAGGRCGKIILDWTV, from the coding sequence GTGAAGGCACTCGTCAAGCAGAAGGCCGAGCCGGGACTCTGGCTGATGGACGTCCCCAAGCCCGTGATCGGCCCCGCCGAGGTGCTGATCAAGGTGCTGCGGACCGGGATCTGCGGCACCGACCTGCACATCCGGAAGTGGGACGGCTGGGCGCAGCAGACGATCAGGACGCCGCTGACGCTCGGTCACGAGTTCGTCGGCGAGGTGGCCGAGATCGGCGCCGGGGTGACCGACGTCAACGTGGGTGACCTGGTCAGCGGCGAAGGTCACCTGGTCTGCGGCAAGTGCCGGAACTGTCTGGCCGGGCGCCGCCACCTGTGCCGCAACACGATCGGCCTGGGCGTCGGCCGGGACGGCGCGTTCGCCGAGTACGTCGCGCTGCCCGCCTCCAACGTCTGGGTGCACCGGGTGCCGGTCGACCTGGACGTGGCCGCGATCTTCGACCCGTTCGGCAACGCGGTGCACACCGCGCTCTCCTTCCCGCTGGTCGGCGAGGACGTGCTGATCACCGGCGCGGGCCCGATCGGCATCATGGCCGCCGCCGTCGCCAAGCACGCCGGCGCCCGCAACGTGGTGATCACCGACGTCTCGCCGTACCGCCTGGACCTGGCCCGCGAGGTCGGCGTCACGCTCGCGCTGAACGTCGCCGAGACCTCCATCGAGGAGGGCCAGCGCAAGCTCGGCATGCGCGAGGGCTTCGACGTCGGCCTGGAGATGTCCGGCCGCCCCGAGGCGATGCAGTCGATGATCGCCAACATGACGCACGGCGGCAAGATCGCCATGCTCGGTCTGCCCGCCGAGCAGTTCCCGGTGGACTGGGCCTCGATCGTCACCTCGATGATCACCATCAAGGGCATCTACGGCCGGGAGATGTTCGAGACCTGGTACGCCATGTCGGTGCTGCTCGAGGGCGGCCTCGACCTGAGCCCGGTGATCACCGGCCGGTACGCCGCCGCGGACTTCGAGGCCGCCTTCGACGAGGCCGCCGGCGGCCGCTGCGGCAAGATCATCCTCGACTGGACCGTCTGA